In the genome of Raphanus sativus cultivar WK10039 chromosome 4, ASM80110v3, whole genome shotgun sequence, one region contains:
- the LOC130511369 gene encoding uncharacterized protein LOC130511369, which yields MCTATITNIVSHSGWNYISCSSCSKKLKKSKSSLYCQKCAKSQSVGVLSFRIEVIVDDGKDSATFVIFDEDGSTITGATAEEIIRDSPEHVKDIPKCVQSIVGETYLFEIRIKEKDFQTSYQNFTVSKIHKHIKSTPVDSNLGNKRKEREEENQKEESENLRKKPHV from the exons ATGTGTACGGCAACCATAACTAATATTGTCTCACATAGTGGCTGGAATTATATATCCTGTTCAAGTTgctcaaaaaaattgaaaaaatctaaatcGTCACTTTATTGTCAAAAATGTGCTAAATCACAGTCCGTTGGAGTTTTGAG TTTCAGAATTGAAGTAATAGTGGATGATGGTAAGGATTCTGCAACTTTTGTTATATTTGATGAAGATGGTTCAACAATAACTGGTGCAACTGCTGAAGAA ATTATAAGAGACTCGCCTGAACATGTGAAAGATATTCCCAAATGCGTGCAGTCAATTGTGGGGGAAACTTATCTGTTTGAGATAagaattaaagaaaaagattttCAAACTTCATATCAAAACTTCACAGTTTCGAAAATTCATAAACACATAAAG TCAACTCCGGTGGATAGCAATTTGGGAAATAAACGCAAAGAACGTgaagaagaaaatcaaaaagaagaaagcGAGAATCTTCGAAAAAAACCACATGTTTAG